Proteins from a genomic interval of Candidatus Hydrogenedentota bacterium:
- a CDS encoding sigma-70 family RNA polymerase sigma factor, whose amino-acid sequence MGGEGGSAAFRGAGLFTDRVNCVDAVQKTDEELMVILRKGDREALAQLVRRYQNDIFRFCLHYVRDYELARELAQETFVRVYVARQRFDETRKFRPWVLCIARNLSLNELKRKKSVHMESLEEYASTAREDDGALQRSSEDAPDRELMGQERREILAELLDTLDAESREIVILRFFERMPARDIAEVVGSTEGAIRTRLHRILKALRERSLKVRDFL is encoded by the coding sequence TTGGGCGGTGAAGGAGGCAGCGCCGCGTTCAGGGGCGCTGGCTTGTTCACCGACCGGGTAAACTGCGTGGACGCGGTCCAGAAGACGGACGAAGAGCTGATGGTCATCCTACGGAAGGGTGACCGCGAGGCCCTGGCCCAGCTGGTGCGGAGGTATCAGAACGATATCTTCCGGTTCTGTCTGCATTACGTCCGCGACTATGAACTGGCGCGTGAATTGGCCCAGGAGACGTTCGTCCGGGTCTATGTGGCGCGTCAGCGGTTCGATGAGACACGCAAGTTTCGCCCGTGGGTGCTTTGCATTGCCCGCAATCTCAGCCTGAACGAGTTGAAACGTAAGAAGTCGGTGCATATGGAGTCCCTCGAGGAATATGCCAGCACGGCTCGGGAAGACGATGGCGCGTTGCAGCGGTCTTCCGAGGATGCGCCCGACCGCGAACTCATGGGGCAGGAGCGGCGGGAAATCCTGGCGGAACTGCTGGATACGCTGGACGCCGAATCGCGCGAAATTGTCATCCTGCGGTTCTTCGAAAGAATGCCCGCGCGCGATATCGCCGAGGTCGTCGGCAGTACCGAGGGCGCCATTCGCACACGGCTTCATCGCATATTGAAGGCCCTTCGCGAGAGGAGCCTCAAAGTGAGAGATTTCTTGTGA
- a CDS encoding actin-binding WH2 domain-containing protein — protein GYNFLKLLHVAIFGFSGLWAMFGLWRGLVAMCEQSSLYPRQALRILYVWVFVFAFVGTQCAWTLRPFIGSPGAPFEIFRSYSHMNFYEAVVDGMAGMVRDLAED, from the coding sequence GGCTATAACTTCCTGAAACTGCTCCATGTCGCGATCTTCGGATTCAGCGGACTGTGGGCCATGTTCGGGCTCTGGCGCGGCCTCGTGGCCATGTGTGAACAGTCCTCACTATATCCGCGGCAGGCATTGCGCATCCTCTACGTGTGGGTGTTTGTATTCGCTTTTGTGGGAACACAGTGCGCGTGGACACTCCGGCCCTTCATCGGGAGTCCCGGCGCGCCATTCGAGATCTTCCGCAGCTACAGTCACATGAATTTCTACGAGGCGGTTGTGGACGGCATGGCGGGAATGGTGCGCGACCTGGCCGAGGATTGA
- the miaA gene encoding tRNA (adenosine(37)-N6)-dimethylallyltransferase MiaA — protein MATRTVNMLAVLGPTASGKTALGAQLAYAFGGEIISADSRQVYRGLDIGSGKDLCEYVVEGHAVPYHLIDVAALSHEFSVFEYQQRCFAAFEEISGRGALPVMVGGTGLYIEAVLKGYRMVEAPENASLRQELAHLTGDALAARLAGLKPGLHNTTDLTDRNRLVRAIEIAEYSKLHPPAPAPDIRPFVLGTRWDRHVLRRRIGERLRQRFDAGMIEEVEGLRAQGVPWEKLHFLGLEYRYISEYLEGRIKSRDELYQSLRTAICQFAKRQETWFRRMERNGVIIHWVDNADATTALKLARDAL, from the coding sequence ATGGCAACTCGAACGGTAAACATGCTGGCTGTTTTGGGCCCTACGGCCTCTGGAAAAACCGCTTTGGGCGCACAATTGGCCTATGCGTTCGGCGGCGAGATCATCTCGGCCGATTCGCGCCAGGTGTATCGGGGGCTGGACATCGGTTCGGGCAAAGACCTGTGCGAATACGTGGTCGAGGGACACGCGGTTCCCTATCATCTCATCGATGTGGCCGCTCTCTCCCACGAATTCAGCGTTTTCGAGTACCAGCAACGGTGTTTCGCCGCGTTCGAAGAGATTTCAGGGCGCGGCGCGCTGCCGGTGATGGTGGGGGGGACGGGCCTCTACATCGAGGCCGTCTTGAAAGGCTATCGAATGGTCGAGGCCCCCGAGAATGCCAGTCTGCGGCAGGAACTGGCCCATTTGACCGGTGATGCCCTCGCCGCCCGGCTGGCGGGTCTCAAACCCGGACTTCACAATACCACCGACCTCACGGACAGAAACCGTCTTGTTCGCGCCATCGAGATCGCCGAGTACTCGAAACTCCATCCGCCCGCGCCCGCGCCCGATATCCGGCCGTTCGTCCTGGGCACGCGCTGGGACCGGCACGTATTGCGCCGGCGTATCGGGGAACGCCTTCGGCAGCGCTTCGACGCCGGAATGATTGAAGAAGTCGAGGGGCTGCGCGCACAAGGCGTGCCGTGGGAAAAACTGCACTTTCTCGGCCTGGAATACCGCTATATCAGCGAATATCTCGAAGGGCGCATCAAGAGTCGCGACGAGCTCTACCAGAGCCTGCGCACGGCCATCTGCCAGTTCGCCAAGCGCCAGGAAACCTGGTTCCGGCGCATGGAACGCAACGGCGTGATCATTCACTGGGTAGACAACGCTGATGCGACTACCGCCCTCAAACTCGCGCGAGATGCCTTGTAA
- a CDS encoding helix-turn-helix domain-containing protein: protein MQDDSNEIMTVEEVAGYLKVKPQTVYKWAQDGQIPGTKLGKEWRFRRRILDEWIDTAITLSKGGFDLLFQRSLIAVRGQSMQVEDIDRIIEELDHG, encoded by the coding sequence ATGCAGGACGATTCCAACGAAATCATGACGGTCGAAGAAGTGGCAGGATATCTCAAGGTCAAGCCGCAGACGGTCTACAAGTGGGCGCAGGACGGCCAGATCCCCGGCACGAAACTCGGCAAGGAATGGCGGTTCAGACGCCGCATTCTCGACGAATGGATCGATACCGCGATCACGCTGTCCAAGGGCGGATTCGATTTGCTGTTTCAGCGGAGTCTGATTGCGGTGCGGGGCCAATCGATGCAGGTTGAGGACATCGATCGCATCATCGAGGAACTCGACCATGGCTAA
- a CDS encoding DUF2752 domain-containing protein, translating into MDCDDSRHCHTSETASRARAVSASQTAECTEDRVSAKPAPATPRPGHTRWVLSAVAGIALLTTLVLGWRGLPDVPMCWFHSMTGLPCPGCGLTRSVLAIGSGEFAGAWHFNPFGYVVYGILVVLLLLPILARVAPRPAAFIESSWFINTFVAVNVAGLVVFGLARLALHWG; encoded by the coding sequence GTGGACTGTGATGATTCTCGCCATTGCCACACGAGTGAAACAGCCAGCCGCGCCCGCGCGGTGTCCGCCTCTCAGACCGCGGAATGTACCGAAGACCGCGTGAGCGCGAAGCCGGCGCCTGCAACGCCGCGCCCCGGCCATACCCGGTGGGTGTTGAGCGCCGTGGCGGGGATTGCGCTGCTGACCACCCTGGTTCTGGGCTGGCGCGGATTGCCCGACGTGCCTATGTGCTGGTTCCATTCGATGACGGGGTTGCCGTGCCCTGGATGCGGCCTGACACGGTCCGTTCTTGCCATCGGGAGCGGCGAGTTTGCCGGAGCCTGGCACTTCAATCCTTTCGGTTACGTGGTCTACGGCATTCTTGTTGTGTTACTGCTGTTGCCGATCCTGGCGCGCGTTGCGCCGAGGCCGGCCGCGTTCATCGAGAGTTCCTGGTTCATCAACACATTTGTGGCGGTGAACGTCGCGGGATTAGTGGTGTTCGGGCTTGCACGGCTCGCGCTTCATTGGGGATGA